The following are encoded in a window of Harmonia axyridis chromosome 7, icHarAxyr1.1, whole genome shotgun sequence genomic DNA:
- the LOC123684636 gene encoding nitrilase and fragile histidine triad fusion protein NitFhit — protein MLIFDRFSFYHSTDNIHSVVCNFSRFASPPMIFSRKITSTIQSKIFQFIKCNMCDIAVCQFTATNNKAENLKAVTRLVCQASSQGAKVAFLPEGCDYIAENADEIRNLAETLDGPTVKEYKNLASTLKIWLSIGGIHELQSTNGDKISNSHILINNCGEIVSVYRKLHLFDVHIPEKNLELTESKYTSRGEEIVPPVNTPAGPLALFSCYDLRFPELSVLQRENGASILSYPSAFTYTTGKAHWEILLRARAIENQCFVVAAAQYGRHNEKRISYGNSLIVNPWGEIIAQCPAYDDSEERNERIAMAEIDPSIVQKVREEMPVFSHRRKDVYQLKAMEKGLPILKTDQFKFSHIDIPEPTVFYKTKLCYGFTNLRCVVPGHVLVTTRRVIRRLADCEPDEISDLFQTVVTIQKQLEKHFSASSSTICCQDGKEAGQTVSHVHVHILPRRANDFKRNDDIYERLASHDRDDSTVKDRDLSEMTAEAQELRKYFYENSKL, from the exons ATGTTAATATTTGACAGATTTTCCTTTTATCACAGCACAGATAACATTCATTCTGTtgtctgtaatttttcacgTTTTGCAAGCCCACCTAtgattttttcacgaaaaatcaCTAGTACCATTCAAAGcaagatttttcaatttattaaatGCAACATGTGCGATATTGCTGTATGTCAGTTCACTGCTACAAATAATAAGGCGGAAAATTTAAAAGCAGTAACAAGATTAGTATGTCAAGCTTCTTCGCAGGGAGCTAAG GTAGCCTTTTTACCAGAAGGATGTGATTATATAGCTGAAAACGCAGATGAAATCCGTAATCTAGCAGAAACATTAGATGGTCCAACGGTAAAAGAATACAAAAACCTAGCTTCAACTTTAAAGATATGGTTATCAATTGGCGGAATACATGAACTACAATCTACAAATGGA GATAAAATAAGCAATTCCCACATTTTGATCAACAATTGTGGGGAAATAGTATCAGTTTATAGAAAACTGCATTTATTCGATGTCCACATTCCTGAAAAGAACCTAGAACTTACTGAGTCTAAATACACTAGCAGAGGTGAAGAAATAGTTCCTCCAGTCAACACACCAGCAGGACCTTTAGCATTATTCAGT TGTTACGATCTGAGATTTCCTGAATTGAGTGTCCTTCAAAGGGAAAATGGAGCTTCGATTCTGAGTTACCCGTCTGCCTTCACTTATACCACTGGAAAAGCTCATTGGGAAATTTTACTTCGAGCTAGAGCAATCGAAAATCAGTGCTTTGTTGTTGCGGCAGCTCAATATGGAAGACATAATGAGAAACGAATATCATATGGTAATTCATTG ATAGTAAATCCATGGGGAGAAATTATTGCACAATGTCCAGCGTACGATGATAGTGAGGAAAGAAACGAAAGAATAGCTATGGCAGAAATCGATCCCTCAATTGTTCAGAAAGTAAGGGAGGAAATGCCAGTGTTTTCTCATAGACGAAAGGATGTTTATCAGCTCAAAGCGATGGAAAAGGGTCTGCCTATCTTGAAAACAGATCAATTTAAGTTTTCCCACATTGATATCCCAGAGCCTACAGTATTTTACAAAACGAAGCTTTGTTATGGATTCACAAATTTACGGTGTGTTGTTCCTGGGC ATGTTCTTGTGACTACGAGAAGAGTTATTAGAAGACTTGCAGATTGTGAACCAGATGAAATTTCCGATCTGTTCCAAACTGTGGTAACGATTCAGAAGCAACTAGAGAAGCATTTTTCAGCCTCATCTTCTACAATTTGCTGTCAGGATGGGAAAGAAGCGGGGCAGACTGTTTCT caTGTCCATGTCCACATTTTACCGAGAAGAGCCAATGATTTCAAGAGAAACGATGATATATATGAAAGGTTAGCTTCTCATGATAGGGACGATAGTACAGTGAAGGATAGAGATCTTTCCGAAATGACCGCAGAAGCCCAAGagttgagaaaatatttttatgaaaatagtaAATTGTAa